A genomic segment from uncultured Desulfuromonas sp. encodes:
- a CDS encoding isoprenylcysteine carboxylmethyltransferase family protein, giving the protein MRTSLFILITLILLWISRRPLRNFRSHGFYRFFAFEGVVALVLLNHPYWFDQPFSPLQLLSWVLLFCSIIFVVLGVQLLRLVGGQAERHDMPENLSFENTAHLVEVGLYRFIRHPMYASLLLLAWGAFFKHPVAVTFFIVVLTTGFLVATAKVEEKENLHFFGEPYVNYCRRSKMFIPFLF; this is encoded by the coding sequence GTGCGTACCAGCCTATTTATTCTGATTACATTGATTTTATTGTGGATTTCACGACGTCCTTTGAGAAATTTTCGCAGTCACGGTTTTTATCGTTTCTTTGCTTTTGAAGGTGTCGTGGCACTGGTGCTTTTGAATCATCCCTACTGGTTTGATCAGCCATTTTCACCCCTGCAATTGTTGTCGTGGGTACTTTTGTTTTGTTCCATTATTTTTGTTGTGCTCGGGGTGCAGTTATTACGCCTTGTTGGTGGTCAGGCGGAGCGACATGATATGCCTGAAAATCTCTCGTTTGAGAACACCGCTCATCTCGTTGAAGTTGGTCTGTACCGTTTTATCCGACATCCCATGTATGCTTCGCTTTTATTGTTGGCATGGGGAGCTTTTTTCAAGCATCCCGTGGCAGTGACATTTTTTATTGTCGTTCTGACGACAGGGTTTCTTGTTGCCACGGCCAAGGTCGAAGAAAAAGAAAATCTGCATTTTTTCGGTGAGCCGTATGTCAACTATTGCCGTCGGTCAAAAATGTTTATTCCTTTTCTGTTCTGA
- a CDS encoding nucleoside recognition domain-containing protein, with protein sequence MMRPFFSSLSLLVREAIRTCLTLFKITLPVSALTKVLTDCGATAFLGDVLGPVMQFFGLPGEMGLVWASAMMTNLYGGLSVFATLPQANSLTVAQVSVLTTMMLMAHGLPVEMLIARKAGVRLRCSLLVRCGGAIFAGAMLHGLYRWTGWLQQHNNSLWQPPQISSDWVSWGIAQSYNMLSIATVIFLLLGLMRLLEKFGLVRVLTQGIRPVLTPLGMSAAAAPVTMIGMFLGLSYGGGLIIQEAKSGHLAINEVVLSLSLMGMCHSLIEDTLLMGLVGGHWTAILVGRVVVSMAVIFALRLAIHALPLSWLQRHVYA encoded by the coding sequence ATGATGCGTCCTTTCTTTTCATCGCTGTCACTGCTGGTTCGTGAAGCGATTCGCACCTGTCTGACCCTATTTAAGATCACCTTGCCTGTTTCCGCGCTTACTAAGGTGTTAACAGATTGTGGTGCGACAGCCTTCCTCGGTGACGTTCTCGGTCCTGTCATGCAATTTTTCGGATTGCCTGGTGAGATGGGGTTGGTCTGGGCCAGCGCCATGATGACCAATCTTTATGGTGGCTTGAGTGTTTTTGCTACGTTGCCTCAGGCTAATTCCCTAACTGTTGCCCAAGTCAGTGTTCTGACCACAATGATGTTAATGGCTCACGGCCTACCCGTAGAGATGTTGATCGCGCGAAAAGCTGGAGTCCGCCTACGCTGTTCATTGTTGGTTCGCTGTGGAGGTGCCATTTTTGCCGGAGCAATGCTGCATGGCCTTTATCGATGGACGGGCTGGCTGCAGCAACACAATAATTCTCTTTGGCAACCGCCACAGATCTCTTCTGACTGGGTAAGTTGGGGGATTGCGCAGAGCTATAATATGTTATCCATTGCGACGGTCATTTTTCTGTTGCTCGGGTTAATGCGGTTGCTGGAAAAGTTTGGTCTGGTTCGTGTTTTAACTCAAGGAATTCGTCCTGTCCTTACCCCGCTCGGTATGAGTGCCGCAGCTGCACCCGTCACGATGATCGGCATGTTTCTTGGATTAAGTTATGGAGGAGGGCTAATTATTCAAGAGGCCAAGAGTGGCCATTTAGCGATAAATGAAGTGGTTTTGTCCCTGTCGTTAATGGGGATGTGTCATAGTCTTATCGAAGATACTCTTCTGATGGGGCTTGTTGGTGGTCATTGGACGGCGATTCTTGTTGGAAGAGTTGTGGTTTCGATGGCTGTGATCTTTGCTCTTCGGCTGGCCATCCATGCTTTACCGTTATCATGGTTACAGCGGCATGTTTATGCTTGA
- the nifK gene encoding nitrogenase molybdenum-iron protein subunit beta, with the protein MTENAVKKITTHTPEEIERVAEWTKTEEYKEKNFAREALVVNPAHACQPLGAQMVASGFQDTLPFVHGSQGCASYFRSTFSRHFREPSAATCDAMTEDGAVFGGQNNLFEGLENAYTLYKPKMMAVYTTCMPEVIGDDLTAFIKNAKAAGHVPEELPIPYANTPSFNGTHLHGFDSMLKSILEYLTQDRKVEDKCTGKLNLIPGFEGNIGNLREYQRILDLFGIPFVMMPDISEVFDSGCDGHYKLYPGGTPLEDAAESINGKVTMTLQKWTTPLTMRFVKSEFSGVHEVMSMPMGIEKTDAFLMKLSELFDKPIPEQLKKERARAVDAMTDGQQYIHGKKFAVYGDPDYLLGLVSFLLEMGAHPHHIVCSRSNKKFKKEMEALLGTSEYGAGCEVHINRDLWHLRSLIFTDPVDGIIGDTHGKFVARDTGLPLFRVGFPIIDRINLHRSPIVGYQGVINLQTMICNKFLDIKDETCEDQWFEMMR; encoded by the coding sequence ATGACTGAAAATGCAGTTAAAAAAATAACAACTCACACCCCCGAAGAGATCGAGCGGGTTGCTGAGTGGACTAAAACAGAAGAATACAAAGAGAAAAACTTTGCTCGTGAAGCGCTGGTGGTTAACCCCGCTCACGCCTGCCAACCTCTGGGTGCGCAAATGGTTGCCAGTGGCTTCCAAGACACCCTGCCGTTTGTTCACGGCTCACAAGGTTGTGCTTCTTACTTTCGCAGTACTTTCAGCCGTCACTTCCGTGAGCCTTCTGCGGCCACCTGTGATGCGATGACTGAGGACGGTGCGGTTTTCGGTGGTCAGAACAACCTGTTTGAAGGTTTGGAAAACGCCTACACCCTGTACAAGCCGAAAATGATGGCCGTCTACACCACCTGTATGCCTGAGGTTATCGGTGACGACCTGACCGCATTTATCAAAAATGCCAAAGCTGCAGGCCATGTTCCCGAGGAGTTGCCGATCCCTTACGCCAACACCCCGAGCTTCAACGGTACGCACCTGCACGGTTTTGACTCCATGCTCAAGAGCATCTTGGAGTACCTGACTCAAGATCGCAAAGTTGAAGATAAATGCACCGGTAAGCTGAACCTGATCCCTGGTTTTGAAGGGAACATCGGTAACCTGCGTGAGTACCAACGTATTCTTGATCTGTTCGGCATCCCGTTTGTCATGATGCCGGATATCTCCGAAGTCTTTGACTCCGGTTGCGACGGTCACTACAAACTGTATCCCGGTGGTACACCTCTGGAAGACGCTGCTGAGTCCATCAATGGTAAAGTAACCATGACACTGCAGAAATGGACCACACCGTTGACCATGCGTTTTGTCAAATCGGAATTCTCCGGTGTCCATGAAGTGATGTCTATGCCGATGGGTATCGAGAAGACTGACGCCTTCCTGATGAAACTCAGTGAGCTGTTTGACAAGCCGATTCCCGAGCAACTGAAAAAAGAGCGTGCTCGTGCCGTTGACGCTATGACTGACGGCCAACAGTACATTCACGGTAAAAAGTTTGCTGTTTACGGCGATCCGGACTACCTGCTGGGCCTGGTTTCCTTCCTGCTTGAGATGGGTGCACATCCTCACCACATCGTTTGCTCTCGCAGCAACAAAAAGTTCAAGAAGGAAATGGAAGCTCTGCTCGGAACTTCTGAGTACGGCGCTGGTTGTGAAGTTCATATCAACCGTGACCTGTGGCACCTGCGCAGCCTGATCTTCACCGATCCTGTTGATGGAATCATCGGTGATACCCACGGTAAGTTTGTTGCACGTGATACCGGCCTGCCTCTGTTCCGTGTTGGCTTCCCGATTATCGACCGGATCAACCTGCATCGTAGCCCTATTGTTGGTTACCAGGGTGTCATCAACCTGCAGACCATGATCTGCAACAAATTCCTCGACATTAAAGACGAGACTTGTGAAGACCAGTGGTTTGAGATGATGCGTTAA
- the fdxB gene encoding ferredoxin III, nif-specific codes for MAYLTGKTKGGKDWTPNFVQSIDPEKCIGCGRCFKACSRKVLGPEDFYDEETDTERMVMTIVNGDNCIGCMGCIVTCPKKCFTVAPLEI; via the coding sequence ATGGCGTATTTGACTGGTAAAACAAAAGGTGGCAAGGATTGGACTCCGAATTTTGTTCAGAGCATTGATCCGGAAAAATGTATCGGTTGTGGCCGTTGCTTCAAGGCTTGCTCCCGTAAAGTTCTCGGTCCTGAGGATTTCTATGATGAGGAGACTGATACTGAACGGATGGTTATGACCATCGTCAATGGTGATAACTGTATCGGTTGCATGGGTTGCATCGTAACCTGCCCGAAAAAGTGTTTCACTGTGGCTCCTTTGGAGATCTGA
- the rfaD gene encoding ADP-glyceromanno-heptose 6-epimerase, which yields MIIVTGGAGFIGSAMVWKLNQMGRQDILIVDSLGCSEKWKNLVPLRYSDYIEKDDFLELVLTHQLEQRLDLGKEGIEAVLHMGACSSTTELDARYLIHNNFEYTKHMAQLALRSDARFIYASSAATYGDGEDGFADDETNLDSLRPLNMYGYSKHMFDQWAKREGILDQIVGLKFFNVFGPNEYHKGDMSSLVIKAYHQILESGKIGLFKSYRPEYAHGEQKRDFVYVKDVVDMSLFFLNNRESNGLFNIGSSGASTWNELAGAIFAALDREPVIDYIEMPEHLKAKYQYYTCSDVSKLRQAGFEQAQTPLADAVRDYVVNYLVPSRHLGD from the coding sequence GTGATTATTGTAACTGGTGGAGCTGGTTTTATCGGAAGTGCCATGGTGTGGAAGCTTAATCAGATGGGGCGTCAGGATATCCTCATTGTTGATTCGCTGGGCTGCAGTGAAAAGTGGAAAAACCTGGTTCCGTTGCGCTACAGCGATTATATCGAAAAAGACGATTTTCTCGAATTGGTTTTGACCCATCAACTCGAACAGCGCCTTGATTTGGGAAAAGAGGGGATTGAGGCCGTTTTACATATGGGCGCGTGTTCTTCGACAACCGAACTGGATGCCCGCTATCTCATCCATAATAATTTTGAATATACCAAACATATGGCCCAGCTTGCCCTGCGCAGCGATGCCCGATTTATTTATGCGTCCAGTGCTGCAACCTATGGCGACGGCGAAGATGGCTTTGCCGATGATGAAACAAATCTCGACAGTCTGCGCCCTCTGAATATGTATGGCTATTCAAAGCACATGTTTGATCAATGGGCGAAACGTGAAGGTATTCTCGACCAGATTGTCGGGCTGAAATTTTTCAATGTCTTCGGTCCGAATGAATATCACAAAGGGGATATGAGTTCATTGGTGATCAAAGCCTATCATCAGATTCTGGAATCCGGAAAAATAGGCTTGTTTAAATCGTATCGACCTGAATATGCCCACGGTGAGCAAAAAAGGGATTTTGTCTACGTCAAAGATGTTGTCGATATGTCTTTGTTCTTCCTCAATAATCGAGAGTCGAACGGTTTGTTTAATATCGGAAGTTCAGGTGCCAGCACGTGGAACGAACTGGCTGGGGCTATTTTTGCGGCTCTGGATCGGGAGCCGGTCATTGACTATATTGAAATGCCTGAGCACCTCAAGGCCAAATACCAATATTATACCTGCTCTGATGTCAGCAAACTGCGCCAAGCGGGGTTTGAACAGGCCCAAACGCCTTTGGCTGATGCTGTGCGGGACTACGTCGTGAATTATCTGGTCCCTTCACGTCATCTTGGTGATTAA
- the nifX gene encoding nitrogen fixation protein NifX yields the protein MKVAFASTDKIHVNEHFGRAQEFYIWDVAADDASLDGVVQVKQEGNDEAERIEARCSGVADCALVYVAQIGGPAAARLVAKKVHPIKIKDEATITETVEKLQEVLRNNPPPWLRKAMMKGERPSFSER from the coding sequence ATGAAAGTTGCCTTCGCAAGTACGGATAAAATTCATGTGAATGAACATTTCGGCCGTGCCCAGGAATTTTATATTTGGGATGTTGCTGCCGATGATGCCTCACTTGATGGAGTCGTTCAAGTCAAACAGGAGGGCAATGACGAAGCAGAGCGTATTGAAGCACGTTGCTCTGGTGTTGCGGATTGTGCTCTCGTCTATGTGGCTCAAATCGGTGGGCCTGCCGCAGCACGTCTTGTGGCGAAAAAAGTTCATCCGATCAAGATCAAAGATGAAGCAACGATTACGGAGACTGTTGAGAAATTACAAGAAGTGTTACGAAACAATCCTCCGCCTTGGCTGCGTAAAGCGATGATGAAAGGGGAGCGTCCCAGCTTTAGTGAGCGCTAA
- a CDS encoding transporter, whose translation MGRTVAFQKCLCVAVMLVAGLLSLMPQNAQADEFDQYIMPLSNPVFNAEARNKTIIRPIYLYQNLPEKVQTIVGKVPLDGHVQGIALAATIALSERFSIVAVKDGYLDCEPDETLSSHSGWADLAAGLQYSLIYDPENQFILSARGVYELPSGDDEIYQGNGDGTITPSLIFLKGFDRLQFSGTLGVVLPIDSSEENTLMFDSWHLSYAVTDWFFPLVEFNHFYVLDSGDRDVPESGLGAIGTGEEGDLVAGIAEFSGCDLINLGGSNSDENRNYATMAIGARFRITEWLDVGAAYEFAVTDESKGMLDDRYLLDMVISVPL comes from the coding sequence ATGGGCAGAACAGTTGCGTTTCAAAAATGTCTTTGTGTTGCAGTGATGTTGGTCGCAGGCCTTTTAAGCCTGATGCCACAAAATGCTCAGGCCGATGAATTTGATCAGTACATCATGCCGCTGTCGAATCCGGTTTTTAACGCTGAAGCACGTAATAAGACAATCATCCGTCCAATCTACCTGTATCAGAATCTGCCGGAAAAAGTGCAGACTATTGTAGGTAAAGTGCCTTTGGATGGTCATGTCCAAGGGATCGCTTTGGCGGCAACAATTGCTTTGAGTGAGCGCTTTTCGATCGTTGCCGTTAAAGACGGATACCTGGATTGTGAACCGGATGAAACATTGAGTTCCCATAGCGGTTGGGCTGATCTGGCTGCCGGTCTTCAGTATTCATTGATTTACGATCCGGAAAATCAGTTTATCCTCTCTGCACGTGGCGTTTATGAGTTGCCTTCAGGGGATGATGAAATTTATCAGGGCAACGGCGATGGAACGATCACTCCTTCACTGATTTTCCTCAAAGGTTTTGATCGCCTGCAATTTTCGGGCACCTTGGGTGTTGTTCTGCCGATCGATTCCAGTGAAGAAAATACTCTGATGTTTGATTCCTGGCATCTGAGCTACGCTGTAACGGATTGGTTCTTCCCGCTGGTAGAATTTAACCACTTCTATGTTCTTGATAGTGGTGACCGTGATGTTCCTGAGTCGGGCTTGGGTGCGATTGGTACCGGCGAAGAGGGTGACTTGGTTGCTGGTATTGCTGAGTTCAGCGGCTGCGATTTGATTAACCTTGGTGGCAGCAACAGCGATGAAAATCGGAATTATGCGACCATGGCCATTGGCGCTCGTTTCCGCATTACCGAGTGGCTTGATGTCGGAGCTGCCTACGAATTTGCAGTGACTGATGAATCCAAAGGGATGCTGGACGACAGATACCTGCTGGATATGGTTATTTCAGTGCCTTTATAA
- a CDS encoding NADP-dependent malic enzyme, which translates to MAKKQDALDYHSSGRKGKIEVIATKPCDTSRDLSLAYSPGVAEPCLAIEKSPEDAYKYTAKGNLVAVVSNGTAVLGLGDIGALAGKPVMEGKGILFKRFADIDVFDIELNTKNPDEIINTVRLLEPTFGGINLEDIKAPECFYIEEKLKEVMNIPVFHDDQHGTAIIANAGLINALEIIKKDISKIKIVVNGAGAAGIACAQMALTLGAKKENMVLCDSKGVIFKGRTEGMNDYKARLATEMDCRTLEEAMVDADVFFGVSAKDAVTPEMVASMAPDPILFAMANPDPEILPSDALKVRSDVIVGTGRSDFPNQVNNVLCFPFLFRGALDTHATAINDEMKMAAVKALANLAKEDVPDSVIKAYGNTKFSFGRDYLIPKPFDPRVLLHVAPAVAKAAIDSGVARREIGDIDKYTESLEALQGRSKEIMRTLINKAKSDRKRVVFPEGDNDKILRACQILVDEKIAIPILLGPEDKIKGMIKELGLDLHGVQIIDTKGSPKHHEYTNELFRLRQRKGVTQAEASRTICRERNYYGAMMVRMGDADAMLSGINHHYPETIRPALEVIGKQPQVKGVHGLYMMVFKKDVIFCADTTVTIDPTAEELAETAILAANKARHFEVEPRVAMLSFSNYGSAIHPFTTKVAQATQLVKEWAPNLVVDGEVQANVALDPDLSEQQYPFAQVKGNANVLVFPDLNSGNISYKLLTKLGGAEAVGPILMGMKKPVHVLQRGDEVNDIVNMAAVAVVDAQDAFEKEINNGFH; encoded by the coding sequence ATGGCAAAGAAGCAAGACGCTCTTGATTATCACAGCAGTGGGCGTAAAGGTAAGATCGAAGTTATCGCTACAAAGCCGTGCGATACCAGCCGCGATCTTTCTCTGGCCTACAGCCCCGGTGTTGCCGAGCCTTGTCTGGCTATCGAGAAATCACCTGAAGATGCTTACAAGTACACTGCAAAAGGAAACCTTGTCGCTGTCGTTTCCAACGGCACTGCCGTTCTAGGGCTTGGAGACATCGGTGCGTTGGCCGGTAAGCCGGTGATGGAAGGGAAAGGGATTCTTTTCAAGCGTTTTGCCGACATCGATGTTTTTGACATTGAACTCAACACTAAAAATCCCGATGAAATTATCAATACTGTCCGCCTACTTGAACCAACCTTCGGTGGCATCAATCTCGAGGACATCAAGGCTCCGGAATGCTTTTACATTGAGGAAAAGCTCAAGGAAGTCATGAACATTCCTGTTTTTCACGATGACCAACATGGAACGGCCATCATTGCCAACGCCGGTCTGATCAATGCGCTTGAGATCATCAAAAAAGATATCAGCAAGATCAAGATTGTCGTTAACGGTGCTGGTGCCGCAGGAATCGCCTGCGCGCAAATGGCCCTGACTCTGGGTGCCAAAAAAGAGAACATGGTCCTCTGCGACAGTAAAGGCGTTATCTTCAAAGGCCGCACTGAAGGGATGAACGACTATAAAGCGCGTTTGGCCACGGAAATGGATTGCCGCACCCTTGAAGAAGCGATGGTGGATGCAGATGTCTTTTTCGGCGTCTCCGCCAAGGACGCGGTCACACCGGAAATGGTCGCTTCCATGGCTCCAGATCCGATCCTCTTTGCCATGGCCAATCCCGACCCGGAAATCCTGCCCAGCGACGCGCTCAAAGTGCGTAGTGATGTCATCGTTGGCACCGGTCGCAGTGACTTCCCCAACCAGGTGAACAATGTCCTGTGCTTTCCATTTCTGTTCCGCGGTGCATTGGACACTCATGCCACCGCCATCAACGACGAGATGAAAATGGCTGCCGTCAAGGCGCTTGCCAATCTGGCCAAAGAAGATGTTCCCGATTCGGTCATCAAGGCCTACGGCAACACAAAATTTTCCTTCGGTCGCGATTACCTGATTCCTAAGCCGTTTGATCCGCGCGTTCTGCTACATGTCGCTCCTGCTGTTGCTAAGGCCGCTATTGACAGTGGTGTTGCCAGACGGGAAATCGGAGACATCGATAAATACACTGAATCCCTTGAAGCCTTGCAGGGCCGATCCAAGGAGATCATGCGTACCCTGATCAATAAAGCTAAATCAGACCGCAAACGCGTCGTCTTCCCCGAAGGCGACAACGACAAGATTCTGCGTGCCTGCCAGATCCTTGTCGATGAAAAAATTGCCATTCCTATCTTGCTTGGCCCTGAAGACAAAATCAAAGGGATGATCAAAGAATTAGGTCTCGATCTTCACGGTGTGCAGATTATCGACACCAAAGGCAGCCCGAAACACCATGAATACACCAATGAACTCTTCCGTCTGCGGCAGCGTAAAGGCGTGACCCAGGCCGAGGCCAGTCGCACCATTTGTCGTGAGCGCAATTATTACGGGGCCATGATGGTGCGCATGGGCGATGCGGATGCCATGCTGTCGGGCATCAATCATCATTATCCGGAAACAATTCGCCCAGCCCTTGAGGTGATTGGCAAACAGCCTCAAGTCAAAGGTGTTCATGGCTTGTACATGATGGTTTTCAAAAAAGATGTCATCTTCTGCGCCGACACCACGGTGACGATTGACCCAACTGCTGAAGAACTGGCTGAAACAGCGATTCTTGCGGCAAATAAAGCACGCCATTTTGAGGTTGAACCTCGTGTTGCCATGTTGTCTTTTTCCAACTACGGCAGTGCCATTCACCCTTTCACCACCAAGGTTGCTCAAGCCACCCAACTTGTTAAAGAGTGGGCTCCTAATCTGGTTGTCGATGGTGAGGTTCAGGCAAATGTTGCTCTCGATCCTGACTTGAGCGAACAGCAGTACCCCTTTGCGCAAGTTAAAGGGAATGCCAATGTTCTGGTCTTTCCAGACCTCAATTCCGGCAACATTTCCTATAAACTACTTACCAAGTTAGGCGGCGCTGAAGCTGTCGGTCCGATCCTCATGGGCATGAAAAAACCGGTTCACGTGTTGCAACGTGGTGATGAGGTTAATGACATTGTCAACATGGCGGCTGTGGCAGTTGTCGATGCGCAAGATGCTTTTGAAAAAGAGATCAATAACGGCTTCCATTGA
- a CDS encoding PQQ-dependent sugar dehydrogenase, producing MLYLARFIFFTLLLSGGVFITMAVRFLEVPFSTNWLWFMSTFVIGAGLGLLVKNCGRGGLFVAIPISVLVANTLVGYLWPVEINQTVFRAFNSVARRDQAYQQLRKEFLPVRQQRLIVPERFQRGVFAEKRKLTVAGALTVSVYAAGLVEAEGLAISSSGDVYVSLARVGKVVRLRDVDQDGVCDETTVIARGLNHPSGLAIAGDHLFVATTHQVMRITPLNGLIPPKAEVFCSDLPEGSHSWRHALAVSADSKLFVSVAADTMGESMQDWRYGSVLRLDADGRSQPFASGLHECLGLAFHPQSGSLWGTDESPETIGFEVHPDELNVLRADGDYGWPFCYADRKPDPKLGSVGICQATEPALMALPSLSTPSGLAFGDQLQADPAYRSMLYVALNGSMSGKRLQGFRLMAMPLTDVGRISGWGIDLISGWSVDGEVWGRPRDVAVGPDGALYVSDSLAGAVYRIRFPFHTPPAGSDS from the coding sequence GTGCTGTATCTGGCCCGCTTTATATTTTTTACCCTGCTTTTAAGTGGTGGGGTTTTCATTACTATGGCCGTGCGCTTTCTGGAAGTGCCGTTCTCAACCAACTGGCTGTGGTTTATGTCGACTTTTGTCATCGGCGCGGGACTGGGACTACTGGTTAAAAATTGTGGTCGGGGTGGTTTGTTTGTTGCCATCCCGATCTCCGTTTTGGTGGCGAATACTCTGGTGGGATACTTATGGCCGGTTGAGATCAATCAGACTGTTTTTCGCGCATTCAATTCTGTTGCCAGAAGGGATCAGGCCTACCAGCAGCTTCGTAAAGAGTTTTTACCGGTGAGGCAACAACGTCTGATTGTTCCTGAACGCTTTCAACGAGGCGTTTTTGCCGAAAAGCGAAAGCTGACGGTGGCTGGTGCATTGACTGTTTCTGTGTATGCTGCCGGACTGGTGGAAGCTGAAGGGTTGGCAATTTCCTCTTCTGGTGATGTCTATGTCAGTTTGGCTCGTGTCGGCAAAGTGGTGCGCTTGCGCGATGTTGATCAGGATGGCGTTTGCGATGAAACGACTGTCATTGCTCGCGGCCTGAATCATCCTTCTGGATTAGCCATAGCAGGGGATCACTTATTCGTCGCTACCACGCACCAGGTGATGCGAATTACCCCTCTTAATGGTTTGATCCCACCGAAAGCCGAGGTCTTTTGTTCGGATTTACCTGAAGGGAGCCATTCCTGGCGTCATGCTCTAGCGGTTTCAGCAGACTCGAAGCTGTTTGTTTCTGTCGCTGCCGACACGATGGGAGAATCCATGCAGGATTGGCGTTACGGTTCGGTGCTCCGTCTGGATGCCGATGGCCGTAGTCAGCCTTTTGCGTCGGGCCTTCATGAATGCCTGGGACTGGCTTTTCATCCGCAAAGTGGTTCGTTGTGGGGGACGGATGAAAGCCCCGAAACCATCGGTTTTGAGGTCCATCCTGATGAATTGAATGTGTTGCGTGCTGATGGCGATTATGGTTGGCCGTTCTGTTATGCGGACCGCAAACCTGATCCTAAATTGGGTTCGGTGGGGATCTGTCAGGCGACGGAACCGGCTCTGATGGCACTGCCATCTCTCTCCACGCCTTCAGGTCTGGCCTTTGGTGATCAATTGCAGGCCGATCCTGCATATCGATCCATGCTGTATGTGGCGTTAAACGGCTCGATGAGCGGTAAACGACTTCAGGGATTTCGGCTTATGGCCATGCCGTTAACCGATGTGGGGCGTATCAGCGGCTGGGGCATTGATCTGATCAGTGGCTGGAGTGTCGATGGCGAAGTGTGGGGCCGTCCCAGAGATGTTGCCGTTGGTCCGGACGGCGCATTGTACGTCAGCGATTCTTTGGCGGGTGCCGTCTATCGGATCCGTTTTCCCTTCCATACGCCTCCAGCAGGATCTGATTCCTGA